A stretch of the Litorilinea aerophila genome encodes the following:
- a CDS encoding AAA family ATPase has translation MQTELDVYIRARYPLLWVVTPEEKRALATIDRLAQQQRKRLLVWSVTTGIHNPALPDRFDSSKRDPLTLLAAILEDPEPGIWVLRDFHPFLRDAAVVRRLREVAFGLEASPKTVILLGPVLKIPPELEKEITVVDFNLPTAEQLGQMLDQIIASLEQHEAVEVSLDRRQRGRLIQACLGLTEQEAANAVAKAVVQAGGRLDGDAIEAVTAEKQQIIRKSGLLEFYASEERLANVGGLDVLKEWLRKRVRAFSDEARAFGLPEPKGILLVGVQGCGKSLVAKSVANSWRLPLLRLDVGRLFSSLVGSSEENLRNAIRVAESIAPVVLWVDEIEKGFSGVGSSNVSDAGTAARVFGSFITWLQEKQAPVFVIATANSVEQLPPELVRKGRFDEIFFVDLPDIEERREIWKIHLRKRNRDPEQFDLHSLAMASDGLSGAEIEQAVIAGLYEAFDKNRPLETTDLLDVLQETVPLSQMMQEEIDALRAWARQRARPASSRRPFG, from the coding sequence ATGCAAACCGAACTGGACGTCTACATCCGCGCCCGCTACCCGCTCCTCTGGGTGGTGACACCCGAGGAGAAGCGGGCGCTGGCCACCATTGACCGGCTGGCCCAACAACAGCGAAAACGCCTCCTGGTCTGGAGCGTCACCACCGGCATCCACAACCCGGCCCTGCCGGACCGCTTCGACAGCAGCAAACGGGATCCCCTCACCCTGCTGGCTGCCATCCTGGAGGATCCTGAGCCGGGCATCTGGGTGCTGCGGGATTTCCACCCCTTCCTGCGGGATGCCGCGGTGGTGCGCCGCCTGCGGGAGGTGGCCTTCGGCCTGGAAGCCAGCCCCAAGACGGTGATCCTGCTGGGGCCGGTGCTCAAGATCCCGCCGGAGCTGGAGAAGGAGATCACGGTGGTGGACTTCAACCTGCCCACCGCCGAGCAACTGGGCCAGATGCTGGACCAGATCATCGCCAGCCTGGAGCAGCACGAGGCGGTGGAGGTATCCCTGGACCGCCGCCAGCGGGGCCGGCTGATCCAGGCCTGCCTGGGCCTGACCGAACAGGAGGCGGCCAACGCGGTGGCCAAGGCCGTGGTCCAGGCCGGCGGGCGCCTGGACGGCGACGCCATCGAGGCGGTGACGGCAGAGAAGCAGCAGATCATCCGCAAGAGCGGGCTGCTGGAGTTCTACGCCAGCGAAGAACGCCTGGCCAATGTGGGCGGCCTGGATGTGCTCAAGGAGTGGCTGCGCAAGCGGGTGCGGGCCTTCAGCGACGAGGCCCGGGCCTTCGGCCTGCCCGAGCCCAAGGGCATCCTCCTGGTGGGCGTCCAGGGCTGCGGCAAATCCCTGGTGGCCAAATCGGTGGCCAACTCCTGGCGGCTGCCCCTGCTGCGGCTGGACGTGGGCCGGCTCTTCTCCTCGCTGGTGGGCTCCAGCGAAGAAAACCTGCGCAACGCCATCCGGGTGGCCGAGAGCATCGCGCCGGTGGTGCTGTGGGTGGACGAAATCGAGAAGGGCTTTTCGGGCGTGGGCTCCAGCAACGTGAGCGACGCCGGCACCGCGGCCCGGGTTTTCGGCAGCTTCATCACCTGGCTCCAGGAGAAGCAGGCGCCGGTCTTTGTCATCGCCACCGCCAACAGCGTGGAGCAGCTTCCGCCCGAGCTGGTGCGCAAGGGCCGTTTCGACGAAATCTTCTTCGTGGACCTGCCGGACATCGAAGAACGCCGGGAAATCTGGAAGATCCACCTGCGCAAACGCAACCGGGATCCCGAGCAGTTTGACCTGCACAGCCTGGCCATGGCCTCCGACGGCCTTTCCGGCGCTGAGATTGAACAGGCGGTGATCGCCGGCCTCTACGAGGCCTTTGACAAGAACCGCCCCCTGGAAACCACCGACCTGCTGGACGTGCTCCAGGAGACGGTGCCCCTGAGCCAGATGATGCAGGAGGAGATCGACGCCCTGCGGGCCTGGGCCCGGCAGCGGGCCCGGCCGGCCTCCTCCCGGCGTCCGTTTGGGTAG
- a CDS encoding UvrD-helicase domain-containing protein — MSTAPSPTPQQALAIQTLDRSLVVEAGAGTGKTWVLVARYLHLLAQHPEWPLESLVAITFTEKAAREMRNRIRAGVEERAQNAPPHSPWQQRRQQLDQLQVSTIHSLCARILRENAIAAGLDPAFQVLEEDEAGLLAEEAIRQTLATLGETVDHPALPLFASLRVQQIRDIMADLLAQRGTVQQRFDRLDDREALLARWAREVERARERRWQQALQACPELAAALEELPQMDALPAGDKLTPHVQAAQRGCHHLGRGEWMAALEACNTINLRGGAARNWGKERLAWVKAMLRALRDHLKELQKARLLEGIGPLDEQAADSLLAWRALWDELTRTYDGLKEERHALDFDDLERHTVRLLHQQPRSERLQAFLDGIHHVMVDEFQDTNPIQQQILAVLAPPDAPGRLFVVGDAKQSIYRFRQAQVQIFHQMGQQVEQATGQAPIPLNRSFRTHQELVHACNHLFDRLFQPLDGLAHRPYEARPGPLTAARPTPPDAPPPVELWILPAEDGDGERIDANTGRRWEAHLLAERLLSLQADGVPIWDKRRGCYRPFQFQDAAILFRATTSLPLYEEVFQQRGLPYLTVSGRGYYDRPEVRNLLVLLAALHNPGDDFSLAAALRSPLFGLSDETLYRLRWRDGENRRPAEPRPLRAALADPPPTDQDEEIAHAHTVLKHLWSIAGRVDVWQLLRTALDHTGYEVALALQAQPGQGSDRPLSNVQKLLAMAREKGGASLSDFLRRVSDLRAAEAREGEALGREPEGGAVRLMSIHASKGLEFPVVAVADLGRRSTRQGGYILHDPQIGLVCRVLDENGDWQEPASYCWGKAEIQQMEEAESRRLLYVACTRAADRLILSGQMTAQASTNWLAQILDAWEIEATGPEVAEWSCQADDGSAPAFRIRIHRPAAPPPARRPARPMASLSPTLTAMPALCRPVPVVPGAVTRSVTTLLQDMEQAAVEEDGPLPLWPAVPPPQPGHTARPVSRYLLGNLVHQALARWTILELDGEALRSSLARIARQLGVIGPDQVEDAVRRARRLLAGLQRSPLFSQIQRARRRLHEVPFTLTTGQGVLHGTLDLLFEDEEGWWLVDWKSEWVEAGAIRQKAASFRPQLAIYHHAARRILGIAPRTGVCLLAASAAVHWYPAEELAEEAASLGLS, encoded by the coding sequence ATGAGCACCGCCCCATCCCCTACTCCTCAACAGGCCCTGGCCATCCAGACCCTGGACCGCTCCCTGGTGGTGGAGGCGGGCGCCGGCACAGGCAAAACCTGGGTGCTGGTGGCCCGCTACCTCCACCTGCTGGCACAACATCCAGAGTGGCCACTGGAGAGCCTGGTGGCCATCACCTTCACCGAGAAAGCCGCCCGGGAAATGCGCAACCGCATCCGCGCCGGCGTGGAGGAACGGGCCCAAAACGCGCCCCCCCACAGCCCCTGGCAGCAGCGCCGCCAGCAACTGGATCAGCTCCAGGTCAGCACCATCCACAGCCTCTGTGCCCGCATCCTGCGGGAAAACGCCATCGCCGCCGGCCTGGACCCAGCTTTCCAGGTGTTGGAAGAGGACGAAGCGGGCCTGCTGGCCGAAGAGGCCATCCGCCAGACCCTGGCCACCCTGGGCGAGACGGTCGACCACCCCGCGCTGCCCCTCTTCGCCAGCCTCAGGGTCCAACAGATCCGGGATATCATGGCCGATCTGCTGGCCCAGCGGGGCACCGTCCAACAGCGCTTCGACCGGCTGGACGACCGGGAGGCCCTGCTGGCCCGCTGGGCCAGGGAGGTGGAGCGGGCCCGGGAGCGGCGCTGGCAACAGGCCCTCCAGGCGTGCCCAGAGCTGGCCGCCGCACTGGAGGAGCTGCCCCAGATGGACGCCCTGCCGGCCGGCGACAAGCTCACGCCCCACGTACAGGCCGCGCAGCGGGGCTGCCATCACCTGGGCCGGGGGGAATGGATGGCCGCTCTGGAGGCCTGTAACACCATCAACTTGCGGGGTGGGGCAGCCAGAAACTGGGGCAAAGAGCGGCTGGCCTGGGTCAAAGCCATGCTCCGGGCCCTGCGGGACCACCTGAAGGAACTTCAGAAGGCCAGGCTCCTGGAAGGCATCGGCCCCCTGGACGAGCAGGCCGCGGACAGCCTGCTGGCCTGGCGGGCTCTGTGGGACGAGCTCACCCGCACCTACGACGGGCTGAAGGAGGAGCGCCACGCGCTGGACTTCGACGACCTGGAGCGGCACACGGTGCGGCTGCTCCACCAGCAGCCCCGGAGCGAACGGCTGCAGGCCTTCCTGGACGGCATCCACCATGTGATGGTGGACGAATTTCAGGATACCAACCCCATCCAGCAGCAGATCCTGGCCGTCCTGGCCCCGCCGGATGCGCCGGGGCGCCTCTTCGTGGTGGGGGATGCCAAGCAGAGCATCTATCGCTTCCGCCAGGCCCAGGTGCAGATCTTCCACCAGATGGGACAACAGGTCGAGCAGGCCACCGGCCAGGCGCCCATCCCCCTGAACCGCTCCTTCCGCACCCACCAGGAGCTGGTGCACGCCTGCAACCACCTGTTCGACCGCCTCTTCCAGCCCCTGGACGGCCTCGCCCACCGACCCTACGAAGCGCGGCCCGGCCCGTTGACCGCGGCCCGCCCCACCCCGCCGGATGCCCCGCCCCCGGTAGAGCTCTGGATCCTGCCGGCCGAAGATGGGGACGGGGAAAGGATCGACGCGAACACGGGACGCCGCTGGGAAGCCCACCTGCTGGCCGAGCGGCTGCTCTCCCTCCAGGCCGACGGTGTCCCCATCTGGGATAAACGAAGGGGATGTTATCGGCCTTTCCAGTTCCAGGACGCGGCCATCCTCTTCCGGGCCACCACCAGCCTGCCCCTCTACGAAGAGGTCTTCCAGCAGCGGGGACTGCCCTACCTGACGGTGAGCGGCCGGGGCTACTACGACCGGCCGGAAGTGCGCAACCTGCTGGTGTTGCTGGCGGCGCTGCACAACCCGGGCGACGATTTCAGCCTGGCCGCGGCCCTGCGCTCGCCCCTCTTCGGCCTGAGCGACGAAACCCTCTATCGGCTGCGCTGGCGGGACGGCGAAAACCGACGACCGGCCGAGCCCCGCCCCCTGCGCGCGGCCCTGGCCGATCCGCCCCCCACCGATCAGGATGAGGAGATCGCCCACGCCCACACGGTGCTGAAGCACCTCTGGTCTATCGCCGGACGGGTGGACGTGTGGCAACTGCTGCGGACAGCCCTGGATCACACCGGCTACGAGGTGGCCCTGGCCCTGCAGGCTCAGCCCGGCCAGGGGAGCGACCGCCCCCTCAGCAACGTGCAGAAGCTGCTGGCCATGGCCCGGGAGAAGGGCGGCGCCAGCCTCTCCGACTTCCTGCGCCGGGTGTCGGACCTGCGCGCGGCCGAGGCCCGGGAGGGGGAAGCCCTGGGGCGGGAGCCGGAAGGGGGTGCCGTCCGGCTCATGTCCATCCACGCCAGCAAGGGGCTGGAGTTCCCCGTGGTAGCCGTGGCCGACCTGGGCCGCCGCTCCACCCGGCAGGGCGGGTACATCCTCCACGACCCGCAGATCGGGCTGGTCTGCCGGGTGCTGGATGAGAACGGCGACTGGCAGGAGCCGGCCAGTTATTGCTGGGGCAAGGCGGAGATCCAGCAGATGGAAGAGGCCGAGAGCCGGCGACTGCTCTACGTGGCCTGCACCCGGGCCGCGGACCGGCTCATCCTCTCCGGCCAGATGACCGCCCAGGCGTCTACAAACTGGCTGGCCCAGATCCTGGACGCATGGGAGATCGAGGCCACCGGGCCAGAGGTGGCGGAGTGGTCCTGCCAGGCGGACGACGGCAGCGCCCCGGCCTTCCGCATCCGCATCCACCGCCCGGCCGCGCCGCCGCCCGCCAGGCGCCCGGCCAGGCCGATGGCCTCCCTCTCGCCCACCCTGACCGCCATGCCGGCCCTCTGTCGCCCCGTGCCGGTCGTCCCAGGCGCAGTCACCCGCAGCGTGACCACGCTGCTCCAGGACATGGAACAGGCTGCGGTGGAGGAGGACGGGCCCCTGCCCTTGTGGCCGGCAGTTCCACCCCCACAGCCCGGCCACACCGCCCGGCCGGTCTCCCGCTATCTCCTGGGCAACCTGGTCCACCAGGCCCTGGCCCGATGGACGATTCTGGAACTGGACGGGGAGGCGCTACGCTCGTCCCTGGCCAGGATAGCCCGCCAACTGGGGGTGATCGGACCGGACCAGGTGGAGGATGCCGTCCGCCGGGCGCGACGGCTGCTGGCGGGGCTGCAACGTTCGCCCCTCTTCTCCCAGATTCAAAGGGCCCGGCGACGCCTCCACGAAGTGCCCTTTACCCTCACCACCGGCCAGGGTGTCCTCCACGGCACCCTGGACCTGCTCTTTGAGGACGAGGAGGGCTGGTGGCTGGTGGATTGGAAGAGCGAATGGGTGGAAGCCGGGGCGATCCGCCAGAAGGCGGCCAGCTTCCGGCCCCAGCTGGCCATCTACCACCACGCGGCCCGCCGCATCCTGGGCATCGCTCCCCGCACAGGCGTCTGCCTCCTGGCCGCGAGCGCCGCGGTCCACTGGTACCCCGCGGAGGAGCTGGCGGAGGAGGCGGCGAGTTTGGGCCTCTCTTAA
- a CDS encoding HAD-IIA family hydrolase, with product METLTEQAGNPADNVEKLRRVRAVLLDMDGVLYVGNRPLPGVQELLDYLDQTGRQWLCVTNNSSRTSQTFSEKLAGMNIQVPPQRILGSAEATANWLAEQARPGARVIMMGEASLRQALADKGFQLVDDPFQAEIAVASIFFGLTYEKLADMTLAIRNGARFVATNPDPTLPTERGQVPGTGSLIALLAQATDVEPEFVGKPYPGMFQQAMRKVGTQPEETLMVGDRYETDIVGAIRLGMPTVGVLTGVTTREQYETIEPKPDFILEGLPELLARFKEADA from the coding sequence ATGGAGACTTTGACCGAACAGGCCGGCAATCCGGCCGATAACGTGGAAAAATTGCGCCGGGTCCGGGCCGTTCTGCTGGACATGGACGGGGTGCTCTACGTGGGCAACCGCCCCCTGCCCGGCGTCCAGGAGCTCCTGGATTATCTGGACCAGACCGGGCGCCAGTGGCTCTGCGTCACCAACAACTCGAGCCGCACCTCCCAGACCTTTTCCGAAAAGCTGGCCGGGATGAACATCCAGGTCCCGCCCCAGCGCATCCTGGGCAGCGCCGAAGCCACGGCCAACTGGCTGGCCGAGCAGGCCCGGCCGGGCGCCCGGGTGATCATGATGGGGGAAGCCTCCCTGCGCCAGGCCCTGGCCGACAAGGGCTTTCAGCTGGTGGACGACCCGTTCCAGGCTGAGATTGCCGTGGCTAGCATCTTCTTCGGCCTGACCTACGAAAAGCTGGCCGACATGACCCTGGCCATCCGCAATGGCGCCCGCTTCGTGGCCACCAACCCGGATCCCACCCTGCCCACCGAACGGGGCCAGGTGCCCGGCACCGGCAGCCTCATCGCCCTGCTGGCCCAGGCCACCGATGTGGAACCCGAATTCGTGGGCAAGCCCTACCCGGGCATGTTCCAGCAGGCCATGCGCAAGGTGGGCACCCAACCCGAAGAGACCCTGATGGTGGGCGACCGCTACGAAACCGACATCGTGGGCGCCATCCGGCTGGGCATGCCCACGGTGGGCGTGCTCACCGGCGTCACCACCCGGGAGCAGTACGAGACCATCGAGCCCAAACCCGATTTCATCCTGGAAGGGCTGCCAGAACTGTTGGCGCGTTTCAAGGAGGCCGACGCGTAG
- a CDS encoding SNF2-related protein: MQERFEWLEIAEPQTQPRRKATQTPATVMGKRCPQCGWLDEETATQCFRCGYRYNLDHNLAGQIAGLGVTLPPRLIETPQNLENFFRTHGRIRPPEPLEIYRLRNRAEALRLSHGFDRLICLDELDVEHYEHQLETARRALHDMRGRALLADEVGLGKTIEAGIIMKELIRRGLVQTVLVLTPASLTEQWREELSNKFHEEFTIMDHPRQWQEALTAESGRWLASLDRAKLRRHSELILQRDYDLLIVDEAHKLKNRSTLAWKFVNQIRKRYVLMLTATPIQNDLMELYSLITILSPGQLGTVRAFRNHFLEDADKRRPKNAPSLRRLLNDVMIRNRRSKVDVRFPRRRAAIYHLTLSEREWQLYADATDYIRRRFRDVDSDKHLRLTLMTLQKELSSSPQAVAATLRKMVQDRAHGDRARAELQRFLELAESIPVGRKLLAVREILERFPGQFLIFTEYRVTLETIVRQLREWGFSAVGFHGGLSLQQKEATVAAFREGVRVMVSTESGAEGRNLQFCHQLINYDLPWNPMRVEQRIGRLHRLGQVHDVTIFNLSCNETIEAHIIELLARKIRLFELVIGELDLILGNLDGSKSFEDLLREAWASSENEAELRRRMEALGDALERARQDYQRVRMNNEILDQMLDTQG; encoded by the coding sequence ATGCAAGAACGTTTCGAATGGCTCGAAATTGCAGAACCCCAGACCCAACCGCGGCGGAAGGCGACCCAGACGCCGGCCACGGTCATGGGCAAGCGCTGCCCCCAGTGCGGCTGGCTGGACGAGGAGACAGCCACCCAGTGCTTCCGCTGTGGCTATCGCTATAACCTGGACCACAACCTGGCCGGGCAGATCGCAGGGCTGGGCGTCACCCTGCCGCCCCGCCTCATCGAGACGCCCCAGAACCTGGAAAATTTCTTCCGCACCCATGGCCGCATCCGCCCGCCGGAGCCCCTGGAGATCTACCGGCTCCGCAACCGGGCCGAAGCCCTGCGCCTCTCCCACGGCTTCGACCGCCTCATCTGCCTGGACGAGCTGGACGTGGAGCACTACGAGCACCAGCTGGAGACGGCCCGCCGTGCCCTCCACGACATGCGGGGGCGGGCGCTCCTGGCCGACGAGGTGGGCCTGGGCAAGACCATCGAAGCCGGCATCATCATGAAGGAGCTGATCCGCCGGGGGCTGGTGCAGACGGTCCTGGTGTTGACGCCCGCCTCCCTGACCGAACAGTGGCGGGAAGAGCTTTCCAACAAGTTCCATGAAGAATTCACCATCATGGATCACCCCCGCCAGTGGCAGGAGGCCCTGACGGCCGAATCCGGCCGCTGGCTGGCCAGCCTGGATCGGGCCAAGCTGCGCCGCCACAGCGAGCTGATCCTGCAGCGGGACTACGACCTGCTCATCGTGGACGAAGCCCACAAGCTCAAAAACCGCAGCACCCTGGCCTGGAAGTTCGTCAACCAGATCCGCAAGCGCTACGTGCTGATGCTGACGGCCACGCCCATCCAAAACGACCTGATGGAGCTCTACAGCCTCATCACCATCCTCTCCCCGGGTCAACTGGGGACGGTGCGGGCCTTCCGCAACCACTTCCTGGAGGACGCGGACAAACGGCGCCCCAAGAACGCCCCCTCCCTGCGCCGACTGCTCAACGACGTCATGATCCGCAACCGGCGCAGCAAGGTGGACGTGCGCTTCCCCCGCCGCCGGGCCGCCATCTACCACCTCACCCTGAGCGAACGGGAGTGGCAGCTCTACGCGGACGCCACCGACTACATCCGCCGGCGCTTCCGGGATGTGGACAGCGACAAGCATCTGCGCCTCACCCTCATGACCCTGCAGAAGGAGCTGAGCAGCAGCCCCCAGGCTGTGGCCGCCACCCTGCGCAAGATGGTGCAGGATCGGGCCCACGGCGACCGGGCCCGGGCCGAGCTCCAGCGCTTTCTGGAGCTGGCCGAATCCATCCCCGTGGGGCGCAAACTCCTGGCCGTGCGGGAGATCCTGGAACGCTTCCCCGGCCAGTTCCTCATCTTCACCGAATACCGGGTCACCCTGGAGACCATCGTGCGCCAGCTGCGGGAGTGGGGCTTCTCGGCCGTGGGCTTCCACGGCGGCCTCTCCCTCCAGCAGAAGGAGGCCACAGTGGCCGCCTTCCGGGAAGGGGTGCGGGTCATGGTCAGCACCGAGAGCGGCGCGGAGGGGCGGAACCTCCAGTTCTGCCACCAGCTCATCAACTACGACCTGCCCTGGAACCCCATGCGGGTGGAGCAGCGCATCGGCCGCCTCCACCGCCTGGGCCAGGTCCACGACGTCACCATCTTCAACCTGAGCTGCAACGAGACCATCGAAGCCCACATCATCGAACTGCTGGCCCGCAAGATCCGCCTGTTCGAGCTGGTCATCGGTGAGCTGGATCTGATCCTGGGCAACCTGGACGGCAGCAAGTCCTTCGAAGATCTGCTGCGGGAAGCCTGGGCCTCCAGCGAGAACGAAGCCGAACTGCGCCGGCGCATGGAAGCCCTGGGCGATGCCCTGGAGCGGGCCCGCCAGGACTACCAGCGGGTGCGCATGAACAACGAGATTCTGGATCAAATGCTGGACACACAAGGATAG
- the recJ gene encoding single-stranded-DNA-specific exonuclease RecJ produces MTPAQAKNWKLFEPAPPTFLDAVPEHPILAQVLYNRGLRTPDEVRAFLTDADAVVENPFRLPDMAPAVHRIVRAIEAGEIICVYGDFDADGVSATALLVTALQMAGGRVGPYIPDRVDEGYGLNLEAIDAIAAKARLLVTVDCGIRSVHEVAHAVARGLDVIITDHHSLGPQLPPALAVINPRRECRQGATQLAGVGVAYRLAQAVLRAVAQQGWSPLRPDQALEMEASLLDLVALGTVADMMPLLGENRSLVRRGLVQLNQAQRPGMASLLQFADLRPGTVDATTIAFRLAPRINAAGRLTHARTAYRLLRTGDPTEAYTLAAELEALNQRRRNLTVSAEAEAEAQLAPQLAQDPSLLLVQSPHIPAGIVGLVAGKLTERFYRPAVVIEQGEAESRGSARSIPEFDISRALDEVSPLLVRHGGHSLAAGFTVATSRLPELAEALQEVARRELPEPAQLRPTLWIDADVPFDELNWGLQQQFARLEPTGQDNPPPLLLCRQVRVREARTVGEGKHLRLIVDRDAHGPVLDAIAFHQGAWADHLSEGSRVDLVFHLEANEWQGRQRLQLNVQDLRPAC; encoded by the coding sequence ATGACTCCGGCGCAAGCCAAGAACTGGAAACTCTTTGAACCGGCCCCGCCTACCTTTCTGGACGCCGTTCCCGAACACCCGATCCTGGCCCAGGTCCTCTACAACCGGGGCCTGCGCACGCCCGACGAAGTGCGCGCTTTTCTGACCGACGCCGACGCGGTGGTGGAAAATCCCTTCCGCCTGCCGGACATGGCGCCCGCGGTCCACCGCATTGTACGGGCCATCGAGGCCGGCGAAATCATCTGCGTCTACGGCGACTTCGACGCCGACGGCGTCTCGGCCACCGCGCTGCTGGTCACCGCCCTGCAGATGGCCGGCGGCCGGGTGGGCCCCTACATTCCCGACCGGGTGGACGAGGGCTACGGCCTCAACCTGGAGGCCATCGATGCCATCGCGGCCAAGGCGCGCCTGCTGGTCACGGTGGACTGCGGCATCCGCAGCGTCCACGAGGTGGCCCATGCGGTGGCACGAGGGCTGGACGTGATCATCACCGATCACCACTCCCTGGGCCCCCAGCTTCCGCCTGCGCTGGCTGTCATCAACCCCCGCCGGGAATGTCGCCAGGGAGCCACCCAGCTGGCCGGCGTGGGCGTGGCCTATCGCCTGGCCCAGGCTGTGCTCCGGGCTGTGGCCCAACAGGGTTGGAGCCCCCTCCGCCCGGATCAGGCCCTGGAGATGGAGGCCAGCCTGCTGGACCTGGTGGCCCTGGGCACCGTGGCCGACATGATGCCCCTCCTGGGGGAGAACCGCTCTCTGGTGCGCCGGGGGCTGGTACAGCTCAACCAGGCCCAGCGCCCGGGCATGGCTTCCCTGCTCCAGTTTGCCGACCTCCGCCCCGGCACGGTGGATGCCACCACCATCGCCTTCCGCCTGGCGCCCCGCATCAACGCGGCCGGCCGGCTCACCCACGCCCGGACAGCCTACCGCCTGCTGCGCACAGGCGATCCCACCGAGGCCTACACCCTGGCCGCCGAACTGGAAGCACTGAACCAGCGGCGACGCAACCTGACGGTCAGCGCCGAGGCCGAGGCTGAAGCCCAACTGGCTCCCCAGCTGGCCCAGGATCCGTCCCTGCTGTTGGTCCAGAGCCCCCACATTCCTGCGGGCATCGTGGGGCTGGTGGCGGGCAAGCTCACCGAGCGCTTCTACCGTCCCGCGGTGGTCATTGAACAGGGCGAGGCGGAGTCCCGGGGCAGTGCACGCAGCATCCCCGAGTTCGACATCAGCCGCGCGCTGGACGAGGTCAGCCCGCTGCTGGTGCGCCATGGCGGACACAGCCTGGCCGCCGGTTTCACCGTGGCCACGTCCCGGCTTCCCGAGCTGGCCGAGGCCCTCCAGGAAGTGGCCCGGCGGGAGCTGCCCGAGCCCGCCCAATTGCGCCCCACCCTCTGGATCGACGCGGACGTTCCCTTCGACGAGCTCAACTGGGGGCTGCAGCAGCAGTTCGCCCGCCTGGAGCCCACCGGCCAGGACAACCCGCCGCCCCTGCTGCTCTGCCGTCAGGTGCGGGTGCGGGAAGCCCGGACCGTGGGCGAGGGCAAGCACCTCCGCCTGATCGTAGACCGGGATGCCCATGGGCCGGTGCTGGATGCCATCGCCTTCCACCAGGGTGCGTGGGCCGACCATCTCTCCGAAGGCAGCCGGGTGGATCTGGTCTTCCACCTGGAGGCCAACGAGTGGCAGGGGCGCCAGCGCCTGCAGTTGAATGTGCAGGACTTACGTCCCGCCTGTTAG
- a CDS encoding M20 metallopeptidase family protein yields the protein MTDEIIAQIRQEAEALFPQLVHWRRDFHSHPEIGFQEVRTAGIVADHLRSLGLEVSTGVGKTGVVAVIEGEDLPDDAPTVLLRFDMDALPIQEENDVPYRSRHDGVMHACGHDGHTAIGMGVAQVLVNQRRHLAGRVKLAFQPAEEGMGGALAMIEEGALENPRPEATFGLHLWSRLPLNQVVAQAGPLWASAGMFRLVVHGRGGHGATPHDTIDATLVASQIVVAWQSIVARNIDPTQTAVLSVGTFRSGDAYNVISPRAELTGTIRSFDPAVDAQLKERMQEVAEGICAAFGATCELSFSAQVPATVNSEAGAQLMQEVAAQIVGAEQVTQITPMMVAEDVSEFLNRAPGCFILVGAWDPSGPPNSPHHSPTFDFDERMLPTGVALLAGAAVTYLKRRQASAT from the coding sequence ATGACCGATGAAATCATCGCCCAAATTCGGCAAGAAGCAGAGGCCCTCTTTCCTCAACTGGTCCACTGGCGCCGGGACTTCCACAGCCATCCGGAGATAGGCTTCCAGGAAGTCCGCACCGCCGGCATTGTGGCCGACCACCTGCGCAGCCTGGGCCTGGAGGTGAGCACCGGCGTGGGTAAAACTGGCGTGGTAGCCGTCATCGAGGGGGAGGATCTGCCCGACGACGCGCCCACCGTGCTGCTGCGCTTCGATATGGACGCCCTGCCCATCCAGGAGGAAAACGACGTCCCCTACCGCTCCCGCCACGACGGGGTGATGCACGCCTGTGGCCACGACGGCCACACCGCCATCGGCATGGGCGTGGCCCAGGTGCTGGTCAACCAGCGCCGCCACCTGGCCGGCCGGGTCAAACTGGCCTTCCAGCCGGCAGAGGAAGGGATGGGAGGCGCCCTGGCCATGATCGAAGAGGGCGCGCTGGAGAACCCCCGGCCAGAGGCCACCTTCGGGCTGCACCTGTGGAGCCGCCTGCCCCTCAACCAGGTGGTGGCCCAGGCCGGTCCCCTGTGGGCCAGCGCGGGCATGTTCCGCCTGGTGGTCCACGGCCGGGGCGGCCACGGCGCCACCCCCCACGACACCATCGACGCCACCCTGGTGGCCAGCCAGATCGTGGTGGCCTGGCAGAGCATCGTGGCCCGCAACATCGACCCCACCCAGACAGCCGTCCTCAGCGTGGGGACTTTCCGCAGCGGCGATGCCTACAACGTCATCTCGCCCCGAGCCGAGCTGACCGGGACCATCCGCAGCTTCGACCCGGCGGTGGATGCCCAGCTCAAAGAGCGGATGCAGGAGGTGGCGGAGGGCATCTGCGCGGCCTTTGGCGCCACCTGCGAGCTGAGCTTTTCGGCCCAGGTGCCGGCCACGGTCAACAGCGAGGCGGGCGCGCAGCTCATGCAGGAGGTGGCCGCCCAGATCGTGGGCGCCGAGCAGGTCACCCAGATCACCCCCATGATGGTGGCAGAGGACGTCTCCGAATTTCTGAACCGGGCGCCCGGCTGCTTTATCCTGGTGGGCGCCTGGGATCCGTCCGGCCCGCCCAACAGTCCCCACCACAGCCCCACCTTCGACTTCGACGAACGGATGCTGCCCACCGGCGTGGCCCTGCTGGCCGGCGCCGCCGTCACTTACCTGAAGCGCAGGCAGGCATCGGCCACTTGA